The nucleotide window AGCTGCAGTTCCTGCTCTTGACAAAAAGGACCTCATTTCTAAATGTATACATCAAATTTAATGTTGAAATGGAGAGAAAGTTACATCATGTTGTGCTTCAGCTTATTTAATCAAATTATGGTCCAGTGTGGGTTTTTTTATACATTCAaagctaaattaaattttagGGGAATAGGCCAAAGGAAGTTAACTGGTTTGACAGAAAGCTACTgtcattttctaaaataaaactcAGCAGTTATTGTACTACCACCACTATGGTTGTAGTTCTTGTCACTAACAACATATGCTGTTCTTTCCAGACATCATTGCCTTAAAGATGGTCAAGATTGCTGCCTTGGTGCTGTTTACACGTAAGAGAACTCCTAACCTTTATCACATTACTTCTGACATATTGTGGAAAACCAGGGGGTGTTGTGTTGAAGTGCAGTTTACTATGGTTttagtatataataatatagtgAAAAGTATTACACCTGCGCACAGGGGTATTCTGAATCAGTGCTGAGAGAGAAGGAGCTAATATTTTGGTAACAGAAGATTCTCTCTCTTTTGTACTCTGTTCTAAAAGTAATATGTGCTAAGTTGGCAAAAAGAACTTTGGTGTTCTCTCGTGGTGTTAAAGAgcattttggtttttgttgttaAAGAACGTTTCTTATTTTCGTGGCAGTTTCAGCAGTTGCTTTTGCAGAGGATCCAAAGCAGAGTATGTACTCAACTTTTGTTAcataataattttttctttattttgtatattcCATTTGGTTTGACATatgattatactgtatttatttggggggggtcgagatggcgcagtgggttgaaccgggtcctgctctccagtaggtctgggatttgagtctcgcttggggttgcgtcgagtcggagcctaacccggcaacacagggcatagggctggagggggaggggacacaccctggacgggaagccagtccgtcacaaggcaccccaagcaagactcaaaccccagacccaccggagagtaggccctggccaaacccacttgCCCACACCCTGCCCCCAAGTATATACTAATAATATCTAAataaagatgcaaaaataaagtataagttgaaaatgtatttccGGTTTATAGCACAGAAATTCCCACTTGTACTGCTGGTGATGCACTGTTTATGATTTCTTCTAGTCTTCTCCTAAAGTACTCCTGATTTGGCTGTTAGTGTACTGCTGTCAATATCACACTTAACAGACACAAGATACCTGTTGTCGCATAAAATTAAAGTTTCTTGTTCCATTCAAAGAAAATTATACAATGCATCGTGTCCACAGAGCACAgtgttttaattatgtttaatcTAGGCGTTATCTTAACTTTGGCATTTTTATCAACGCAAATAGGGTTAGAAGGTCTAATATTGTAGGCTGTAATCATGAGATGCTCTTGGTATAGTCCCATGCAAGACAATGAGTATGAAAttctgacatacagtacatgacaGCTGTCAGTTtgaattttaacttttaaatggCTTTACTAACAAGCcttgttttgtaaaattatttaatgtctttgtgattgtgtatgtttcAGCATCAGAAGATGATCCCTTCACCTTTGGTGAGTTCTACTATGTTTCACACACATCTTGTGTTTCTTATTACTGTGCCCCTGGTAATCACTGCATCTTAAGCAAGCACCCCTTCTCAAGTACAAATTTGTTCTTTCCAGATTATGACAGATTGCGTGTGGGGGGTCTGATCTTGGCAGCAGTCCTGTGTTTGATTGGCATCACCATCCTTCTCAGTGAGTTCCTTTGTGAAGACCCCATTATGTAGAGACacagatacatacacatacatgtacacatacacacaaatgccTGCATAGAGAGGAAGTCCTTTGCCTTATGGAAGTGGTTCTTTGTGTTGCAGGTGGACACTGCAGATGCAAATTCAACCAGGACAAAAGGTGGGGTGTTTGGCGTGTTTTGCTAACCATGTACCGCTATTTATTGCCCTCTgtccaaaaattaatttattgttgcTTCATGCACTGATTGACCTGTGTCTTACCTTTGCCATTGCAATATTCTTTGGGATAATGATTTCTTTCTGCGAGACAATAAGCTATACTATTAACTTGTTCTgaacaaatatatgtataacaaGGCAACTGCTCATTCTTCAACTTCGGAGTACAGTTGGGATTAGAGGCCTTTCTGAAACACAATCAGTTTGTAGcaccaaaatcatttttaccattaagtcataatgaaaatatataaatatgtgatACAGATAATCCCTTTCAACTCTCCAAACTCAGAATTGTAATAACAGActttgtttgatttatttatgggtaaGATAAAGCtgcaatatataaaaaatattgcgCAAAACTAAATTATATTAATGTTGAGTTATATTAAAACTAaagtcactgaaaataaaatgcagggTGTTTTTGCTCTGCAGCAGAAATGGTAGAGCATAGAAgctaaaaataaagacaataaatctgaaaattttTGTACCTTGGACAATTCCAATGTAATACAAGAAGTGAGTATATTGTAATGTATAATAGGGTCTgtatgaaagaaaattaaaaggtTTTTTATCATAGTAACAGGAGGTATTGCAAAAATAGAAGGGAGCAATTGTGcagaatttaataattttttagactgaaacagcacattttggtatcaaaagtaagattttcagatttttacaaaGCACAGTCTTCTCTTTATTcaggaggagagcaggaagTAGCGCCGCTGCACAACAGATGCTCAATGACCAAGGTTTGCATTCAGGCCCTCAGCTGACCTAACACCGAAGACATTCCATTTCACCTGGCTGAAATAATGCCATGTGATTAATCTGTTCCAGACAGATGATGATTATTGCAGTGTTCCTCATTtttaaactacacacacacacacacacacacacacacacacacacacacaaaaaacaacttATTCTGGTTCTCTATGAGAGGATTGATATTTGACTCTCTCTCaatggtgtttgcatgttctggaCCATAGTTTGgtaaacaaatgtttattggtaatgaatgaatgaaaaatacaggCAATGCTGAGATGTATCTGTTGATTTCatgcttatttaaaaaagtcttATAAATTGAGCAAGTCTTCATCTGTCACTGAAAGAGGGCGGAAAAAACCGTCAtaaagtttgttttaatttatttccttttggaCAATTTTCCATAGCTTAGACACATTGGATAAGCCCTGACTATAGCACAGTACGTTTCATATGAAAGACctcaatttacatgtatttattaattttccttttttaggTCGAGCCAGTGAATGTTAAGACCTGTGCAGAAGAGCACCTGAAAGTGGAATATATCTCTGTTGtctaaatatttgaaaagagCAAGGGCCTCACGTGGGGTGGGATGGAATCCTACTTTTCTCATTGGTTGCCGGTTGAGCTGAGTGTGGCTGTGTTGCCAAGAGGAAATGTCTGAGAAGGCACACTGCTTTACTGTACCCTCACTGCCCAGTAATTACACAGTTAACATTGGAAGTAATGGAGCACAAGCTGTCGTCATTTAAAGCCCGAAAAcatctgtttttgttcttttgtatttataccaaaaaaatgctgttttctcaCGGGTTTGTCGTTTCAATGTCCTTTTcat belongs to Scleropages formosus chromosome 18, fSclFor1.1, whole genome shotgun sequence and includes:
- the fxyd3 gene encoding phospholemman isoform X2, whose translation is MVKIAALVLFTLSAVAFAEDPKQTSEDDPFTFDYDRLRVGGLILAAVLCLIGITILLSGHCRCKFNQDKRRRAGSSAAAQQMLNDQGRASEC
- the fxyd3 gene encoding phospholemman isoform X1; translation: MTPSFPQAMKEASPSTAPWTHLSSEDIIALKMVKIAALVLFTLSAVAFAEDPKQTSEDDPFTFDYDRLRVGGLILAAVLCLIGITILLSGHCRCKFNQDKRRRAGSSAAAQQMLNDQGRASEC